The Edaphobacter sp. 12200R-103 genome contains a region encoding:
- a CDS encoding FG-GAP-like repeat-containing protein, giving the protein MSTPHLSRRNFLQKMAMTPILLRMAPLGSSLLTQNLWSSVGQPTLGLEEFYLKPNYPTKSPLEDVLRLVPPGTDEFITEKYAFQIEQELKQWSVSLIRSGRDLSSLAGLLDNSISATALTPMQQTTIRNAQGIEALKIEFGSETTSGRDEFLRELRDYFQPATRILTAQFDVVSLEDISGGPQDLQVGIRYNFVFEIEGARREERVGQWQTKWIFTSPNTWRLHHLVASGEVRCIVSSPAFVDVTEHAFGSIDSYRSQLLHGTDYWRTVLDGACGIDVYGNNGIAAGDFDNDGFDDLYICQPGGLPNRLYRNRGDGTFEDVTEHAGVGVLDNTSCAIFADFRNSGLQDLLVVCGTGPLLFLNQGNSKFHMKRDAFTFAQDPQGTFTHAAVADYDQDGKLDIYFCLYSYYLGLDQYHYPVPYFDARNGPPNFLLHNEGDGKFTDRTGVAGLNKNNNRYSFACAWQNSKTNGFPDIYVANDFGRSNLYRNNGDGTFTDVSTEAHVEDAGAGMSASWSDIDNDGQPDVYAANMWSAAGQRIAEQALFHKNAPENIRALYRHHARGNSLYRNLGNGTFQNVSNQIGVEMGRWSWSSDFWDFDHNGYSDLYVTNGYISGSEHNDLASFFWRQVVGKSPEDSTPSQAYEHGWNALNELIRSDNSWSGYERNVMFANNGDGTFTELSGAVGLDFIEDSRSFALADIDHDGRLEVILKNRNAPQLRVVHNALQHIGHSVSFRLHGTKSNRDAIGSIIVLEAGPLKQTKSLQAGSGFLAQHSKEIFFGIGRPADPVRATIHWPSGNKQIFENIPVDHRIEIQEDLDSYVAKPFTASSATSSHSVPQSLVDHPPAAFGTWLIEPLKAPGFSLPGLDGKVYSLHSSLGGFTLLNFWTARAPQCRSMLTHFHQHQSEFNRANLKLLAINTDEDASAGKLLATQLGLDFPILFASTEISGIYNIIFRYLYDRRRDLVLPGSFLVNAEGMILKVYQGQADIQQILKDINLASDSTSERLLRALPFPGAVIQDDFRRNDFTYGVALFQHGYLDAAAESFQQVILQKPNDSEAYYNLGTLSLHRNDLPTARRYLEQTLKLRPDYPEAWNNLGMIAAQQGLADEAIRNFQQSLGLRPNYTIALLNLGNLYRHQGAFDKAMNLFRQALQLKPDDAEANYSLGMLYAQQNQLQQASDSLQKAATLRPGYPEALNNLGVIYVRTGDYEHAEEQFKTCIRLTPSFGQSYLNLAQLYAIRHEKQQAIQILQQLLVLQPQNQTAQQALKMLSGP; this is encoded by the coding sequence GTGTCCACCCCGCACCTCTCCCGCCGCAATTTCCTGCAAAAGATGGCGATGACGCCAATCCTCTTACGAATGGCTCCCCTTGGTAGCTCGCTTTTGACCCAGAATCTCTGGTCATCGGTAGGCCAGCCGACCTTAGGCTTAGAGGAGTTTTATCTCAAACCAAACTACCCGACAAAATCCCCCCTCGAAGACGTCCTACGTCTCGTACCGCCAGGAACTGACGAATTTATCACGGAAAAATACGCCTTCCAGATTGAGCAGGAGCTGAAGCAGTGGAGTGTCTCGCTCATTCGTTCGGGTCGTGATCTCAGTTCGCTTGCAGGACTACTTGATAATTCCATTTCAGCCACAGCACTCACACCCATGCAGCAAACAACAATACGAAATGCGCAAGGGATTGAGGCTCTCAAGATAGAATTCGGGTCGGAGACGACCTCAGGGCGCGATGAGTTTTTAAGAGAACTTCGCGACTATTTTCAGCCTGCGACTCGCATCCTGACTGCTCAATTCGATGTAGTCAGTCTCGAAGATATCTCCGGAGGACCGCAGGACCTTCAAGTTGGTATTCGATACAACTTTGTGTTCGAGATCGAAGGCGCACGTCGCGAAGAGCGCGTCGGGCAATGGCAAACCAAATGGATTTTTACTTCCCCGAATACCTGGAGACTTCACCACTTGGTGGCGAGCGGAGAGGTGCGCTGCATCGTATCTTCGCCTGCTTTTGTCGATGTTACAGAACATGCATTTGGGTCCATCGACTCGTACCGCTCCCAATTACTGCACGGCACTGATTATTGGCGAACTGTTCTTGATGGTGCATGCGGGATAGATGTTTACGGGAACAACGGTATCGCCGCCGGCGATTTTGATAACGATGGATTTGACGATCTTTACATCTGTCAACCGGGAGGCCTCCCGAACCGCCTTTATCGCAATCGCGGCGATGGAACATTTGAAGATGTCACCGAACATGCGGGCGTAGGGGTGCTCGATAACACCTCATGTGCAATCTTCGCGGACTTTCGTAACAGTGGTCTGCAGGACTTGCTTGTCGTTTGTGGCACCGGACCATTGCTCTTCCTGAACCAAGGCAATAGCAAATTCCATATGAAGCGCGATGCCTTCACTTTTGCACAAGATCCGCAGGGAACTTTCACCCATGCTGCAGTGGCCGATTACGATCAGGATGGAAAGCTGGATATCTATTTCTGCCTTTACAGCTACTATCTCGGGCTCGACCAATATCACTATCCTGTGCCCTACTTCGATGCACGGAACGGCCCTCCCAACTTCCTTTTGCACAACGAAGGCGATGGCAAATTCACAGATCGTACAGGAGTTGCCGGACTCAACAAAAACAACAACCGTTATAGCTTCGCATGCGCATGGCAGAATTCCAAAACAAATGGTTTTCCAGATATCTATGTGGCAAACGATTTCGGCCGGAGTAATCTTTATCGAAACAATGGCGACGGCACTTTCACGGATGTCTCAACCGAGGCCCATGTAGAAGATGCTGGAGCAGGCATGAGCGCCTCCTGGTCCGATATCGATAATGATGGTCAGCCTGATGTGTATGCGGCCAATATGTGGTCGGCAGCAGGCCAGAGGATCGCCGAACAAGCACTTTTTCACAAGAACGCACCGGAAAATATTCGCGCGCTCTATCGCCATCATGCTCGCGGCAACTCCCTTTATCGCAATTTGGGGAATGGCACATTTCAAAATGTAAGTAATCAGATAGGCGTCGAGATGGGGCGGTGGTCGTGGAGTTCGGATTTCTGGGACTTCGATCACAACGGTTATTCAGACCTCTACGTCACGAATGGCTATATCTCTGGTTCCGAGCATAATGACCTTGCCAGCTTCTTCTGGCGACAGGTCGTCGGAAAATCCCCTGAGGATTCGACTCCATCTCAAGCATATGAGCATGGATGGAATGCCCTTAACGAGCTCATCCGTTCCGATAACTCCTGGAGTGGTTATGAAAGAAATGTGATGTTCGCGAACAACGGAGATGGAACATTTACAGAACTCTCGGGAGCCGTGGGCCTCGACTTTATAGAAGACAGCCGCTCGTTTGCCCTTGCCGACATCGACCATGATGGCCGCCTGGAAGTGATTCTGAAGAATCGTAATGCTCCTCAGCTCCGCGTCGTGCACAATGCGCTGCAACATATCGGCCACTCAGTCTCTTTCCGTTTGCATGGCACCAAAAGCAACCGCGATGCAATCGGCTCTATAATTGTGTTAGAAGCAGGCCCCTTGAAGCAGACAAAATCGCTTCAGGCTGGTTCCGGCTTCCTCGCGCAACATTCGAAGGAGATCTTCTTCGGCATAGGACGCCCCGCCGATCCCGTTCGTGCAACGATTCACTGGCCTTCAGGAAATAAGCAGATTTTTGAGAATATCCCTGTCGACCATCGCATCGAGATCCAGGAAGATTTAGATTCGTACGTCGCCAAGCCCTTCACCGCATCTTCGGCAACCTCTTCTCATTCTGTCCCTCAATCTCTCGTCGATCATCCACCTGCCGCGTTCGGAACCTGGCTCATTGAGCCGTTGAAAGCACCCGGATTTTCCCTTCCGGGGCTTGATGGCAAAGTGTACAGTCTGCATTCATCCCTCGGCGGCTTTACGCTTCTCAACTTTTGGACAGCCCGCGCGCCGCAGTGTCGCAGCATGCTGACACATTTTCACCAGCATCAATCAGAATTCAACCGCGCCAATTTGAAGCTCCTGGCCATCAATACGGATGAGGACGCTTCAGCGGGAAAGCTACTGGCAACGCAACTTGGCCTAGATTTTCCCATCTTATTTGCGAGCACTGAAATTTCGGGAATTTACAACATCATCTTTCGTTACCTATACGATCGGCGTCGCGATTTGGTGCTTCCAGGATCATTCCTGGTAAATGCAGAGGGAATGATTCTTAAGGTTTATCAGGGGCAGGCTGACATCCAGCAAATCCTCAAAGACATCAATTTAGCATCTGATTCAACCTCAGAACGATTGCTGCGAGCTCTTCCCTTCCCAGGCGCAGTCATCCAAGATGACTTTCGGCGCAACGATTTCACCTATGGCGTCGCTCTCTTCCAGCATGGATATCTTGATGCTGCCGCAGAATCCTTCCAACAGGTCATCCTTCAGAAACCTAATGACTCGGAGGCCTACTACAATCTCGGCACGTTAAGTCTTCATCGCAATGATCTCCCCACAGCGCGCCGATATCTCGAGCAGACGCTCAAGCTCCGTCCAGACTACCCTGAGGCATGGAACAACCTCGGCATGATCGCAGCCCAGCAAGGCCTGGCGGATGAAGCAATCCGCAATTTCCAACAGTCCCTCGGCCTTCGCCCCAATTACACCATTGCCCTTCTCAATCTAGGCAATCTTTATCGTCACCAAGGCGCATTCGACAAGGCCATGAACCTGTTCCGCCAAGCACTCCAGCTTAAACCGGACGATGCAGAGGCCAACTACAGTCTCGGCATGCTTTACGCACAACAGAATCAATTACAGCAGGCATCCGATTCTCTTCAAAAGGCGGCCACACTGCGTCCAGGCTACCCTGAAGCGTTGAACAACCTCGGCGTGATCTATGTTCGCACTGGCGACTACGAACATGCAGAAGAGCAGTTCAAGACCTGCATCCGCCTTACACCTTCCTTCGGTCAGTCTTATCTGAACCTCGCCCAACTCTACGCCATTCGCCACGAGAAGCAGCAGGCAATCCAGATCCTGCAGCAGCTATTGGTATTGCAGCCACAGAACCAAACAGCACAACAGGCGCTAAAGATGCTCTCAGGCCCTTGA
- a CDS encoding CRTAC1 family protein, with amino-acid sequence MIIPRRRFLGLSLFALSSTLLETLTTPLWKWRNPDLVYAATIAPTLPVQFTDVAKQAGLTVPNVWGGVDHKRSIVEAKGCGIAFFDYDNDGWLDIYLTNGDRFDVEWPAGQAPTTHLYKNNRDGTFADVTAKSGLARTGWQTGVCIGDYDNNGWDDLFCTFWGHNVLFRNNGDGTFSDVTQKAGLSQKQVRLGAGCTFLDYDRDGYLDLFVCNYLKLDPKDISPETDTKFCQWKGVPVMCGPRGLPGDTNILYRNNGDGTFTDVSERSGILKVGPRYSITAVSYDFDNDGWPDIYVAVDSQPSVLLKNNHDGTFTDIAVMAGCAYNDDGHEQAGMGVAVADYDCDGYLDIFKTNFADDTCNLYHNNGDGTFTDVTATAGTSVNNNYVAWGCDFVDYDNDGWKDIFQVNGHVYPEIDRYHFGQNFKNPRLVYRNLGNGRFKDVSSEMGTGISERYSSRGAAFGDYDNDGDIDVLILNMNDTPSLLRNDGGNQQNWIKLKLIGTQCNRTAIGARASVTTGKHVQMDEVHSGTSVMSQSDLRLHFGLGKSEMVDAIEVKWPTTQKVEKFTNIKANQILTIREGDGIVAAYKPKRA; translated from the coding sequence GTGATTATCCCTCGTCGGCGTTTTCTCGGTTTATCGCTCTTCGCGCTCAGCAGTACGCTTCTTGAAACCCTGACCACGCCTCTGTGGAAGTGGCGCAATCCTGATCTGGTTTATGCTGCTACGATCGCTCCGACCTTGCCTGTGCAGTTCACCGATGTTGCCAAACAGGCTGGGCTCACCGTTCCAAATGTATGGGGAGGAGTCGATCACAAACGGTCCATCGTCGAAGCAAAGGGCTGCGGTATAGCATTCTTTGACTACGATAACGATGGCTGGCTGGACATCTATCTCACAAATGGAGACCGCTTCGATGTGGAATGGCCCGCTGGACAGGCCCCAACGACGCACCTCTATAAAAACAATCGAGATGGAACCTTTGCCGATGTCACTGCAAAATCGGGCCTCGCAAGGACAGGTTGGCAGACCGGGGTCTGTATCGGAGACTATGACAACAATGGATGGGACGACCTCTTCTGCACCTTCTGGGGGCACAATGTACTCTTCCGCAATAACGGTGATGGCACATTCAGCGATGTCACGCAGAAGGCTGGCCTCTCGCAAAAGCAGGTTCGGCTAGGCGCGGGATGCACCTTCCTTGACTACGATCGAGACGGGTATCTGGATCTTTTCGTCTGTAATTATCTCAAGCTTGATCCCAAAGATATTTCTCCCGAAACGGACACCAAATTCTGTCAATGGAAGGGCGTTCCAGTCATGTGTGGCCCGCGCGGTCTCCCTGGCGACACCAATATCCTCTATCGCAACAATGGTGACGGCACCTTTACGGACGTCTCGGAAAGGTCCGGCATCCTCAAAGTCGGGCCGCGCTATTCCATCACCGCGGTCTCTTACGACTTCGACAATGATGGTTGGCCCGACATTTATGTTGCCGTCGACTCGCAACCAAGCGTTCTGCTGAAAAACAATCACGACGGCACCTTTACGGACATTGCCGTGATGGCTGGTTGCGCCTATAACGATGATGGACACGAGCAGGCGGGTATGGGTGTCGCCGTTGCCGACTATGACTGCGACGGCTACTTGGATATCTTCAAAACAAATTTTGCCGATGATACCTGCAATCTTTACCACAACAACGGAGATGGCACTTTTACTGACGTCACTGCGACGGCGGGAACCTCTGTGAATAACAACTACGTTGCGTGGGGTTGCGACTTTGTCGATTATGACAATGACGGATGGAAAGACATCTTCCAGGTCAATGGTCATGTTTATCCCGAAATCGATAGATATCACTTCGGCCAGAACTTCAAGAATCCGCGTCTTGTCTACAGAAATTTGGGCAACGGACGCTTCAAAGATGTTTCAAGTGAGATGGGCACTGGCATCTCAGAACGATATTCGAGCCGCGGTGCAGCCTTCGGCGATTACGACAACGACGGCGACATCGATGTTCTGATCCTTAATATGAATGACACCCCCTCGCTATTGCGCAACGATGGTGGCAATCAACAAAACTGGATCAAACTCAAGCTCATAGGCACCCAGTGCAACCGTACGGCGATCGGCGCTCGCGCGAGCGTCACCACAGGCAAGCACGTGCAGATGGATGAAGTCCACAGCGGCACCAGTGTCATGTCACAGAGCGATCTGCGCCTGCACTTCGGACTCGGCAAATCGGAGATGGTTGATGCGATTGAAGTGAAATGGCCAACGACACAAAAGGTTGAAAAATTCACGAATATTAAAGCCAACCAGATTCTTACAATTCGTGAAGGAGACGGGATTGTCGCAGCGTATAAGCCTAAGAGAGCTTGA
- a CDS encoding tetratricopeptide repeat protein, whose amino-acid sequence MVAMFFSEKRTVSSIVRMIGLLPMLIVFTVLASDFRMYAQQPGTVAIHGVVNDMRGNPVSDAIVLLQQTDATTRTDVHGSFAFVNVRPGKYSVRAEKANLHASADISTGNTAAPIILTLSADTAHVESMDFSDKPSFTVAGITDWTAVGGHGSDANLRTSETLAREAVTLRSGGVVPAGHMGDTESALRRAAKASPESFAANRDLGRFCLQNGNYRDAVPPLEAAYRIDPANHSNEYDLTFAYKETGDLKQAHEHINHLLSEEDTSEVHRLAGDINEAMGDALSAEHEYEAAVHLDPSEPNEFTWGTELLLHRAVWPAIEVFRKGTKTYPKSARMLSALGVALFASAQYEEAAEQLCKASDLNPANTAPYMFLGEIEIAAPAPLACAERKLARFAQAQPESARPKYYYAMAVLKRQGIPANVADEDQARSLLQKAVEVDPKFGEAYLQLGILRMDKKDYQQAIDFFAKAVEVNPQLGDAYYRLGVAYQRIGLSAKAQQEFDQHDAIEKLRAEAVEQQRQKIQQFMVVLQGQPAIAK is encoded by the coding sequence ATGGTCGCGATGTTCTTTTCTGAGAAACGCACGGTTTCTTCCATAGTCCGGATGATCGGCTTGCTTCCAATGTTGATCGTCTTTACCGTGCTTGCCAGCGATTTTAGGATGTACGCGCAACAGCCAGGAACCGTTGCGATTCACGGCGTCGTGAACGATATGCGGGGTAATCCTGTTTCCGATGCCATTGTGCTACTGCAACAGACGGATGCGACGACACGAACAGATGTGCACGGTAGCTTTGCTTTTGTCAACGTTCGGCCAGGGAAATATTCTGTACGCGCTGAAAAGGCTAATCTGCATGCATCGGCGGATATTTCTACAGGCAATACGGCGGCACCCATTATTCTCACCCTCTCTGCAGATACTGCACATGTGGAGAGCATGGATTTTTCCGATAAACCGAGCTTTACTGTCGCTGGCATTACCGATTGGACCGCTGTCGGCGGACATGGATCAGATGCAAACCTGCGGACGAGTGAAACCCTTGCTCGGGAGGCGGTGACGCTTCGATCGGGCGGAGTTGTTCCCGCTGGTCATATGGGCGATACCGAAAGCGCGCTACGTCGCGCAGCCAAGGCTTCGCCGGAGAGCTTTGCGGCAAATCGAGATCTTGGCAGGTTTTGCCTCCAGAATGGAAACTATCGTGATGCGGTGCCTCCTCTGGAGGCTGCTTACCGTATTGATCCTGCTAATCACAGTAATGAATATGACCTTACATTTGCCTACAAAGAAACCGGCGACCTGAAACAAGCGCATGAACACATCAATCATTTGCTGTCAGAAGAAGACACCTCAGAGGTTCACCGGCTTGCGGGCGATATAAATGAAGCAATGGGCGATGCGTTGTCTGCTGAGCATGAGTACGAGGCCGCGGTGCATCTGGATCCAAGCGAGCCTAACGAATTTACTTGGGGCACCGAATTGTTATTGCATCGCGCTGTTTGGCCAGCCATCGAGGTATTCAGGAAAGGAACGAAAACCTACCCGAAATCAGCAAGAATGTTGTCTGCGTTGGGCGTTGCACTTTTTGCTAGTGCCCAATACGAAGAGGCGGCAGAGCAGTTATGCAAAGCCTCAGACTTGAATCCAGCGAATACCGCACCCTACATGTTCCTGGGAGAGATTGAGATTGCGGCGCCTGCCCCGCTGGCCTGCGCAGAGCGTAAATTGGCTCGATTTGCGCAGGCACAACCAGAAAGTGCACGTCCCAAGTACTACTACGCGATGGCAGTTCTGAAGCGTCAGGGAATACCTGCAAATGTGGCAGATGAGGATCAGGCAAGATCCCTGTTGCAGAAGGCTGTGGAGGTCGATCCGAAGTTCGGAGAGGCTTATCTCCAATTGGGGATACTGAGGATGGACAAGAAAGATTATCAACAGGCCATCGACTTCTTCGCCAAGGCAGTGGAAGTAAATCCACAGCTTGGTGATGCGTATTACAGGCTTGGAGTCGCCTATCAGCGTATCGGTTTAAGTGCTAAGGCGCAGCAGGAGTTTGATCAACACGATGCGATTGAAAAGTTACGGGCGGAAGCTGTCGAGCAGCAACGGCAAAAGATCCAGCAGTTTATGGTTGTGTTGCAGGGGCAACCAGCAATCGCAAAATAA
- a CDS encoding LacI family DNA-binding transcriptional regulator, whose protein sequence is MNIKGVAKLAGVSTATVSRVLNKTAPVDARTERRVRNAIERTGYFPNTHARMLGSAKSQTYGLIISDIANPFFPELVKSFEHLAVDHNHEVLIGNTDYHPERMEQCVRRMLEHKVAGVAIMTSEMDSKLVLMLSKRQIPIVFLDTGKAGSLTSNISIDYQHGIDLAIDHLVSLKHRSIAFIQGPVNFKSAMIRRDAFISSLKRDGIKIGEDFIRTGNHSIDGGRRAMDELLALENRPTAVMCSNDLTAIGVLIAAHIAGFRVPEDISVIGFDDIELSSLVHPPLTTIRVSRTEIATRAFSALYGATNRTASRGTNHTIPTDLIIRQSTGPSSR, encoded by the coding sequence ATGAATATCAAGGGTGTGGCAAAATTGGCTGGAGTATCCACTGCAACCGTCTCTCGCGTCTTGAACAAAACAGCTCCCGTGGATGCGCGCACCGAACGCCGGGTTCGTAATGCCATTGAACGGACAGGGTACTTTCCCAACACGCACGCGCGGATGCTGGGTTCTGCGAAAAGCCAGACCTATGGGCTCATCATCTCTGATATCGCGAATCCATTTTTCCCAGAGCTGGTCAAATCCTTCGAACATCTTGCGGTTGACCACAACCATGAAGTCCTGATTGGAAACACCGACTATCATCCGGAGCGCATGGAGCAATGTGTTCGCCGCATGCTTGAGCACAAGGTGGCCGGGGTGGCCATTATGACCTCCGAGATGGACTCCAAACTGGTCCTTATGCTCAGCAAGCGACAAATACCCATTGTATTTTTAGACACTGGAAAGGCTGGGTCTCTCACAAGCAATATTTCGATCGACTACCAGCATGGCATTGATCTGGCAATTGATCATCTCGTCTCGCTCAAGCATCGCAGTATTGCCTTCATTCAGGGCCCGGTCAACTTTAAATCTGCGATGATCCGGCGGGACGCCTTCATATCGTCGCTCAAGCGAGATGGCATTAAAATCGGAGAAGATTTCATCAGAACCGGTAACCATAGTATCGATGGAGGACGGCGTGCGATGGATGAGTTATTAGCTCTCGAAAACCGCCCAACCGCTGTTATGTGCTCAAACGATTTGACCGCCATCGGAGTTCTGATAGCTGCTCACATCGCAGGATTCCGTGTTCCTGAAGATATCTCTGTCATTGGCTTCGATGACATAGAACTCAGCAGTCTGGTGCATCCCCCTCTTACAACGATTCGCGTCTCTCGAACCGAGATCGCTACGCGTGCCTTCTCTGCCCTTTATGGAGCAACCAATCGAACGGCGTCACGTGGCACTAACCACACTATTCCTACCGACCTCATCATTCGCCAATCCACAGGGCCAAGTTCCCGCTGA
- a CDS encoding VCBS repeat-containing protein → MAWTVVCAAQFAISVLYAESGPTFIPDATFKGSALVEWRTLGSAKWSADNGEITAKGGEGWLVLDKPYQDSALYTSFRCTGRCDTGILMRMEKRDASSTGVLLAIEGTALVPYRVMIDATGKITSKTRLRNAGGQARYAPPPPPPGAAHPSRPGGISRPALGPGLAGLPDPPPGVILMPHPVRGLQPGWNQIEVLLDAQIVRAFLNDGGGEASGATENMDEYGPMALYVGPGSEVSFKDVAWKNLAIKSRPDEVVGTGFRLQRLNEFFYGWSAAAADFNLDGKMDIVSGPFIYYGPSYRDSNEIYPNEAYNTSTQYPAKDWIERAADFNGDGWADVLTSGRGVGADLYINPHGEQRRWKHYHVVDSVFGEETIIRDIDGDGVPELIYTSGDGYISLAKPDPKDESAKWIIHHVSEKGPWPPHGIGAGDINKDGRVDILDAEGWWEQPAEGVDSGLWKFHPVAFGRWARTSAGGCDMAVYDVNGDGLPDVVTTLQSHGWGLAWFEQKRDTLTGEISFVKHDVMGTYTDKNAGGVSFSQPHGTTMADVDGDGIPDFLVGKRVFSHLDDFYDPDPYGPAVLYWYRTVRDPKAPGGAKLVPHLIHNRSGAGSDILAADLNGDGKTDVVVATRSGTYIFWNEAASPVAKTAGAIRAAK, encoded by the coding sequence TTGGCATGGACCGTGGTCTGTGCAGCGCAATTCGCCATCTCCGTTTTGTATGCCGAGTCTGGTCCCACTTTCATTCCAGATGCCACCTTCAAAGGATCGGCGCTGGTGGAGTGGCGAACGCTTGGGTCGGCTAAATGGAGCGCAGATAACGGCGAGATTACAGCCAAAGGTGGAGAAGGCTGGCTCGTCCTCGACAAGCCGTACCAGGACTCCGCGCTCTACACCTCCTTCCGCTGCACAGGGCGATGCGACACCGGGATTCTGATGCGCATGGAAAAGCGGGATGCGAGCTCGACCGGTGTACTGCTCGCGATTGAAGGCACTGCGCTCGTTCCTTACCGCGTGATGATCGATGCAACCGGCAAGATTACCAGCAAGACCAGGCTTCGCAATGCAGGCGGACAGGCCCGTTACGCTCCACCGCCACCACCGCCTGGAGCGGCCCACCCTTCGCGTCCGGGTGGGATCTCTCGTCCAGCTCTGGGTCCAGGTCTGGCGGGGCTTCCCGATCCACCTCCGGGAGTAATCCTGATGCCGCATCCTGTGCGTGGCCTGCAGCCTGGATGGAACCAGATCGAGGTTCTGCTCGACGCCCAAATCGTCCGCGCTTTCCTCAACGACGGCGGTGGTGAGGCGAGTGGAGCCACCGAGAACATGGACGAGTACGGTCCGATGGCCCTCTATGTTGGCCCAGGCAGTGAGGTCAGCTTCAAGGATGTTGCATGGAAGAATCTCGCCATTAAGTCGCGGCCTGACGAGGTCGTTGGTACAGGTTTCCGCTTGCAGCGGCTCAATGAATTTTTCTATGGATGGTCGGCGGCGGCGGCGGACTTCAACCTCGATGGCAAGATGGACATCGTGAGTGGTCCCTTCATCTACTACGGTCCCAGTTATCGCGACTCGAACGAGATCTATCCCAACGAGGCCTATAACACCTCGACACAGTATCCGGCGAAGGACTGGATTGAACGTGCGGCGGACTTCAATGGCGACGGCTGGGCCGATGTGCTGACCTCCGGACGAGGTGTGGGGGCCGATCTGTATATCAATCCCCACGGGGAGCAGCGTCGCTGGAAGCACTATCATGTGGTCGATTCAGTGTTTGGCGAGGAGACGATCATCCGCGACATCGACGGCGACGGCGTCCCGGAGCTTATCTACACCTCGGGCGACGGATACATCAGCCTCGCGAAGCCAGATCCGAAGGACGAATCAGCAAAGTGGATTATCCATCACGTCTCAGAGAAGGGGCCGTGGCCTCCGCACGGCATTGGAGCGGGAGATATTAATAAGGATGGTCGGGTCGATATCCTTGATGCTGAGGGATGGTGGGAGCAGCCTGCAGAAGGAGTGGACAGCGGGCTATGGAAGTTTCATCCCGTTGCCTTCGGACGCTGGGCACGCACGTCGGCGGGCGGATGCGACATGGCCGTCTATGACGTAAACGGCGATGGCCTGCCCGATGTGGTGACAACGCTGCAGTCGCACGGATGGGGTCTTGCATGGTTTGAGCAGAAACGCGATACGTTGACCGGCGAGATCAGCTTCGTGAAACACGACGTGATGGGGACGTACACCGATAAGAACGCCGGGGGCGTCTCCTTCTCGCAGCCACACGGTACCACGATGGCCGATGTTGATGGAGATGGCATTCCTGACTTTCTGGTGGGCAAGCGCGTCTTCTCGCATTTGGATGATTTTTACGACCCCGACCCTTATGGTCCGGCAGTCCTCTACTGGTACAGAACGGTGCGTGACCCGAAGGCTCCGGGCGGCGCCAAGCTGGTGCCACACCTGATCCATAACCGCTCCGGCGCAGGCTCGGATATTCTTGCCGCCGACCTGAACGGTGACGGAAAGACCGATGTTGTCGTTGCGACACGCAGCGGAACCTACATCTTCTGGAACGAGGCAGCTTCCCCCGTGGCAAAAACTGCAGGCGCTATAAGGGCTGCAAAGTAA